DNA from Roseomonas gilardii subsp. gilardii:
CGTGCCGATCACCTACAAGATCCTTTTCAACGACGCGGTGGCGATGACCGGCGGCCAGCCGGTGGAAGGCACGCTCACCGTGCCGCAGATCGTGGCGCAGGTGCGGGCCGAGGGCGTGGAGCGTGTGGTCGTCGTGGTGGACGACCTCGCCCGCTATGACGGCGTGACGCTGCCGAAGGACGTGCCGCTGTTCGAGCGCCATGCGCTGGACCGGGTGCAGCGCGACCTGCGTGAATATCCCGGCGTCTCCGTGCTGGTCTATGACCAGACCTGCGCCGCCGAGAAGCGCCGCCGCCGCAAGCGCAAGCTGATGGCCGACCCGGCGCGCCGCGTGGTGATCAACGAGCGCGTCTGCGAGGGCTGTGGCGACTGCTCGGCCAAGTCCAACTGCATGTCCGTGGTGCCGGTGGAAACGGAGTTCGGCCGCAAGCGGCAGATCGACCAGTCCTCCTGCAACAAGGATTTCTCCTGCCTCGACGGCTTCTGCCCCTCCTTCGTCACGGTGGAGGGCGGGCGGTTGCGCAAGGGCAAGGCGCTGGCCCCGATCGGCGGGCTGGGTGCCTCGGGCGGCCAGACCTCGGTGGAGGGCAAGGGGGATGCGCCCGCCGCCCCGGCGGAAGCCGCCGCCAGCAGCCGCTCCTGGGCGGACCTGCCCGAGCCGCCGAAGCCGGCGCTGCGCGAACCTTATGGCATCCTCGTGACCGGCGTGGGCGGCACCGGCGTCGTCACCATCGGCGCCCTGCTCGGCACGGCGGCGACGCTGGAGGGCAAGGGCATCTCCGCCCTCGACATGGCCGGGCTGGCGCAGAAGGGCGGGCCGGTCTGGTCGCATCTGCGCATCGCCGCGCGGCAGGAGGAGATCCACGCCGCCCGCCTCGCCGCCGGGGAGGCGCATCTCGTGCTGGGCTGCGACATCGTCGTGGCCGCGGCGGAGGAAAGCCTGACGCGGATGCGCGCCGGCCTCACCCGCGCCGTGGTGAACAGCGACTTCTCCGTCACCAGCGACTTCGTGCGTGGCTTCGCGGCGCAGGCGCGCAGCGGCGACGTGGCGCGGCACCGCGACCCGCAATTCCCGCTCGCGGAGATGGAGCGGCAGATCGCCGAAGCCTGCGGCGGCGAGGGCGCGGCGGGCTTCGTCGGTGCCACGCGGCTCGCCACCGCGTTGCTGGGCGATTCCATCGCCACCAATCTCTTCATGGTGGGCTATGCCTACCAGAAGGGGCTGATCCCGCTGGAGGCCGGCTCGATCCTCAAAGCGATCGAGATGAACGGCGCCGCGGTGGCGATGAACCAGAACGCCTTCCAGTGGGGCCGGCAGGCGGTGCTGGACCTGGAGGCGGTGGAGCGCGCCGCCGATCCGCCGGAGCGCCACGTGCCCTCGCTGCACCTCTCCGCCACGCTGGAGGAGCGGGTGGAGCGCCGGGTGAAGGAGCTCACCTCCTACCAGGATGCCGCCTATGCCCGCCGCTACAGGGAGCTCGTGGCGCGGATCAGGGCGGCGGAGGCGGAACGCGTGCCGGGCCATGGCGAGCTGGCCGAGGCGGTGGCGCGCTATCATCACAAGCTCCTCGCCTTCAAGGACGAGTTCGAGGTGGCGCGGCTCTTCACCGAGACCAGCTTCCTCCGCCGTATCGAGGAGCAGTTCGAGGGCGGCTGGCGCCTGAACTTCCACCTGGCGCCGCCGCTCTGGGCGCGGAAGGACCCGGAGACCGGCGAGCCGCGCAAGCGGAGCTACGGTCCCTGGATGTTGCGTGCGCTGCGCGTCCTGGCGCGGATGCGCCGCTTGCGCGGCACGGTGCTCGATCCCTTCCGTCACAGCGCCGACGGGCGCCTGCACCGGGAGATCCTGGCCGGGTACGAGCAGGACATGGAGGAGGTGCTGCGCCGCCTCAACCCGCATAACCACGCCGTGGCGGTGGAACTTGCCGCCCTGCCGGAGCAGATCCGCGGCTATGGCCCGGTGCGGGAACGGCATCTCGCCCATGCCCGCAAGCGCCGGGTGGAACTCCTGTCGCGCCTGCGTGGCGAGGAGACTGCCCGGACCCGCCTCGGCGATCCGGTCAGGGGGCCACAGGTGGTCATGGCAGGCTGAGCCTCCCCTAAACGGGTCCGGCGCCCGGAGGATACCCCCGGGCGCCGGATCGTACTGTCATGGGGGAAGGATCAGAGCCGGTCGGAGGTCAGCCGGCCGATGACGAAGCCCAGCACCCCGACGATGGCCAGGGAGAGCAGCGGGCGTTCCTTGATCGTCTCGCCGGCCTGGCCCGCCTTCTCGCCGATCGTGTCCCGCGCCTGGTGGGCATAGTCGCTGGCCTTGTGGGCGGCGTCGCTCAGCGCGGGCTTCACGCGTTCGCGCATCAGTTCCTCGACCTGGGCGCGGAGGCGGGCGATCTCGCCACTCGCCCCTTCCGCCGCGTCGCTCACCGCGGCCTTGGCCTGCTCATAGCCCTCGCCCGCCTTCTCGGAGAGCCTGGCGGCCCCCTCCTTCGCGCTGTCCGCGGCATCGGAGACGGCGTCCTTGGCGTCGCCATAGGCCTTCTGGGCCTTGCCGGAGAGCTGGTCGGCCTTGCCCTCGGCCTGGGTCTTGGCATCGCCGGTCACCTTGCCGACGGCTTCCTCGGCCTTGCCGCCGAGGTTCCGGGCCGTGCCTTCGATCTTGTTCTCGTCCATGTCCGTGTCTTCTCCGGAGATCTGCTGGGAAACTTGCCTGCAGGGTTCTGGTTGCGGCCCGCCGGGGGCGCGCGGCCCCCGGCCGCCCTCAGACGGCCCGCCGCCCGGCTACTGCGTGGTAGATCAGCAACACGATGATCGCGCCGATCACGGCCACGATCATGCTGTAGATGTTGAAGCCGGTCACACCGGCCCCGCCGAAGGCGCTGAACAGCCAGCCACCGACCACGGCGCCGACGATGCCGAGCACGATGTCCAGCACCACACCCGAGCCGGTCTTGTTGACGATCTTGCTGGCGATGAAGCCGGCGATCAGTCCGAGGATGAGCCAGCCAATAATCGACATGTTCCGCTCCAGATGACTGCGCGGCGGGCCTCTCCCTGGAGGCTGCCATACCGGCAACAAGCGCGCAGGCCGCCCCGGGTTGCCATGCGGGCCATACAAAGCATGCGGGCGATCCGAGGCCGGTCCGGCTGCCGAAGGCTCACCGCCCCGGGAAGCCTCCCCTCGCGGCCGGTCCCGGAATCAGGTTGTGGAAATCCACGCTCCTCTCGCGCGATGCGCGAGGTTGCCTCTTGCGCGGCAGGGCCGGGCCATGCGACCCCCCATGCCATGCGCACCGCCTTCATCGGCGCCTATGGCTACGGCAACCTGGGCG
Protein-coding regions in this window:
- a CDS encoding indolepyruvate ferredoxin oxidoreductase family protein, producing MLDAPLPAAAPAQGKPTGLRYLSGIQALVQLPMLQRERDAAAGLDTAGFISGYRGSPLGGLDQALWKTRKALEEHRIHFQPGLNEDLAATAVWGTQQVNLFPGAKHAGVFGMWYGKGPGADRTMDVFKHANAAGTSPFGGVIAVVGDDHGAKSSSLPHQSDHIFAAAMMPVLNPAGVQEILDFGLHGWAMSRFSGCWVALKVVADTVETSSGISLDPFRVATRIPEDFPLPPDGLGIRWPDSPLAQEMRLQRHKAYAAMAYARLNGLNHVAIDSPRARLGIVTTGKSYLDVRQALDQLGIDDAQAAAIGLRVFKVGMPWPLDAEGVRHFAEGLEEILVVEEKRQVIEYQLKEQLYNWREDVRPRVIGKYDEKGEWELPVHDWQLPAAGELTPALIARVIARRIGRFHDLPFSLGERIRERLAFLAAKEESLARPRTTAQRVPHYCSGCPHNTSTVVPEGSRALAGIGCHYMATWLRAESTQTFSHMGGEGVAWIGQAPFTETKHVFANLGDGTYSHSGLLAIRQAVTAGVPITYKILFNDAVAMTGGQPVEGTLTVPQIVAQVRAEGVERVVVVVDDLARYDGVTLPKDVPLFERHALDRVQRDLREYPGVSVLVYDQTCAAEKRRRRKRKLMADPARRVVINERVCEGCGDCSAKSNCMSVVPVETEFGRKRQIDQSSCNKDFSCLDGFCPSFVTVEGGRLRKGKALAPIGGLGASGGQTSVEGKGDAPAAPAEAAASSRSWADLPEPPKPALREPYGILVTGVGGTGVVTIGALLGTAATLEGKGISALDMAGLAQKGGPVWSHLRIAARQEEIHAARLAAGEAHLVLGCDIVVAAAEESLTRMRAGLTRAVVNSDFSVTSDFVRGFAAQARSGDVARHRDPQFPLAEMERQIAEACGGEGAAGFVGATRLATALLGDSIATNLFMVGYAYQKGLIPLEAGSILKAIEMNGAAVAMNQNAFQWGRQAVLDLEAVERAADPPERHVPSLHLSATLEERVERRVKELTSYQDAAYARRYRELVARIRAAEAERVPGHGELAEAVARYHHKLLAFKDEFEVARLFTETSFLRRIEEQFEGGWRLNFHLAPPLWARKDPETGEPRKRSYGPWMLRALRVLARMRRLRGTVLDPFRHSADGRLHREILAGYEQDMEEVLRRLNPHNHAVAVELAALPEQIRGYGPVRERHLAHARKRRVELLSRLRGEETARTRLGDPVRGPQVVMAG
- a CDS encoding CsbD family protein: MDENKIEGTARNLGGKAEEAVGKVTGDAKTQAEGKADQLSGKAQKAYGDAKDAVSDAADSAKEGAARLSEKAGEGYEQAKAAVSDAAEGASGEIARLRAQVEELMRERVKPALSDAAHKASDYAHQARDTIGEKAGQAGETIKERPLLSLAIVGVLGFVIGRLTSDRL
- a CDS encoding GlsB/YeaQ/YmgE family stress response membrane protein; translated protein: MSIIGWLILGLIAGFIASKIVNKTGSGVVLDIVLGIVGAVVGGWLFSAFGGAGVTGFNIYSMIVAVIGAIIVLLIYHAVAGRRAV